The following proteins are co-located in the Mesorhizobium australicum WSM2073 genome:
- the clpS gene encoding ATP-dependent Clp protease adapter ClpS has protein sequence MPEITTKPRTKVKPQTERPKLYKVILVNDDFTPREFVVTVLKGEFKLSEDQAHRVMITAHQRGVCVVAVFTRDVAETKATRATDAGKAKGYPLLFTTEPEE, from the coding sequence ATGCCTGAAATCACCACAAAACCGCGCACCAAGGTCAAGCCGCAGACAGAGCGGCCGAAGCTCTACAAGGTCATCCTCGTCAACGACGATTTCACGCCGCGCGAATTCGTGGTCACGGTGCTGAAGGGCGAGTTCAAGCTCTCGGAGGACCAGGCGCACCGGGTGATGATCACCGCGCACCAGCGTGGCGTCTGCGTGGTCGCGGTCTTCACCAGGGATGTCGCCGAGACCAAGGCGACGCGGGCGACCGACGCCGGCAAGGCCAAGGGCTACCCACTGCTGTTCACGACGGAACCGGAGGAGTGA